The region TGCGTCCGGATTATTATGATCTTCGAATTTATGATTTTCTATTTCTTCTCTATGTTTCTTGGAGAAGGAATGCTTTGTTCCTCCCATAGAACCTCTCTCCATTTCTTCCATTACAAGAGCGCCCCAGCCAAGGTCGTCTCCCTTGATATAAGTTACCAAGTTCTTAGGAGAGAATCTGTATTTGTATGCGAGAAAGATCCTAGGATAGGTAATGTCCCAGACATTCTCCCAACCCAACTCTCTCCAATGAGAAAAGCCGTATTCGAGAGGGATCACATTTTGCTTTAAGAATTCTTTAAATTTTCTGCGATCGGAAAAACTATCCCTAGTGACTTCTACAAGAACAAGATCAGGTTTCCATCCTTTCTCAATTGCTTGCAGAAGACGAACATAGATCAAGCTCATGCTCGCCCCTTGCATTCCGATGCTGATTCCTTCCCAATCTTTTAGAGTTTCTCTTCCTTCAGGAGTTAAAAACGGATCCTTGAGAGTGTATCCTAAATTAGGATACCCGCTGAAGTTCATAGTGCGAGAAGTACCTGCAGCTAAGAATATCTTTTTAGATTTAATATATTCTAATTCGGTTAAGTCTTCATTCTGGATCAGAGAAGAAAAGGCCGCATCGTACGGACGGTACGAGGCCAGAGTGGTCCGAACGGAATCAAGAACTAAGATTTTGTCTGCGAGGATATAGGAGAATAAGGCCAGCGCCGGTATAATAAAAATGAAGAATTTTTGCCCTCTTCGGCTTTGGCCCTGGATCTTAGGATTCACGCTCCATCCTGTCTAAGGGTCGAGGACTCCAAGGCAAGCCATTTTTAGATCCTTAACTTGTCAGATCGAAGCGAATGGACTTGCCTCAGGTTTCTACTCTTAATGAGGACCCAATTCTTCGATCAAATATCCATTCGGATAGGTTGGATTCTCTCTCTTGGTCACGTAATATGGAGTCCTTCTAGGAGGCCAAAAATAACGAAGAACAAAGGCCCTAAGTTTCAATACAGAATAAGCGAGTCCCGCTACGAATGGATTCGGATCAGGAAATCCAACTGCATTTCTAAGTTGTTTATCCATCAAAGAGAACACAGCATGATAAACTAAGTATTCCAAACCTGGAATCTTAGGAATCCTGCCGGATGCAATCCTCATCGTTGCCATGGCCACCTGTTCTGTATCCAGAGTGCATTTGAAATTTTCATTTTCGTAGCTTCGATTGAACTTCTCCAATTCTTCGTAGGTCTCCGGAATGTCTTTGATCCCCATCATCTTTCCGATCTTCTTCCAAAGATAGAAATTCGCGAGCCTCTCCTTCTCCGTGCTTTTTCTCCAACCGAATCTTTCATTCCAACGAGAAGGTTCGAAAACAAAAGTCGTAAGAGTATATAGAAAGTCTTCGTTTCGAATATTATATTGCTTATGGATCTGGTTCAATCTACGGATCGCTTGCTTTCCTCGATCGCTTTCGAGTCCGTTCTCGATAAGCTCTGCGAGTATCAGAGCAGTATCATCATATCTCTTTTGCCCAGCATTTTCGAATTGCTTTGTGGTATTTAAGATCTTGGAGATGGAAGGAACTGCAAATGTCCTAAAGAAAGAGATCGCAAGAGAGATCTCTACATCCTGAGGGAAATCATAACTCCCCGCAAGGAATACGATCTTCTGAAAATCCTTCTCAGGATCCAGCTGATTAATTTGTTCCAAAACTTTCAAGCGGTTGAACATTTGTATACTTTTTCCTTTTTCCGAATGATCGGAATGTATTCATTCTCACGCACGAATGATTGGTGGAAGGATCTTTGCAAGTATTTTACTCGAATACTTTTATAGCAAACCAAAAGGAAGCGGGATAAAATTAGAAAAATGGAATAGAGCTTACTATTCTCGGACAGTGTCGGAATGATTTAGCCCTTGGCTTCTCAAAGAATCTATCTTGCTAGCGATTTGGTCCGGGGCAATGATCCGGTTCTTCTCATAATATACCCAATCCACTCTCTCCTCGTATTCTCTGAGAGAAGTCTGGCTCGTATCCAAATCTCCAGAGTCGCTTAGGAACCAGAGATTGAAACTGATCCTCATCGGGTTGTCGGGAACCACATGACCTGTATGTTTTATTTTTAAGATTCCATCCACATAGTATTTCGTATAAGAATCACTTACTTGCAGAACAAGAATATGCCAGCCGTCCAAGCTTTCCGTATCCGGAGTCGAAATATCATCATAAAAGTTTGTATTCGGATTGTACGTTCCCCATGTTGTTAAGAATAAAGTAGAGCTTGATTCTCCCCAACCTCCCTGTCCCAGATATTCGAAATCACATTCGCTGTACATAGGATCTCCTCCGTATACAAGAGGAGTGATCAAGAAAAAGGTTTGGTTTACCTTATCATAAGTGACCCCGCTTGTTGCAGAATCAAAGAATCTAATGCGTGCCGCGTACGTTCCTCTAAAGAATTTTCTAGGTCCAGTGGCAATTTCGGATTGGATCGTATTGGATACGCTTCCTTGTGTAGTCGCGCTCAATCTTAAGTAGGTATCACTTCCTTCTAAACCGAAGGACATTTGAGACTCGCTCCAAGATGCTCCACTTGGCCCAGGTCCTCCGCTATCATTTCGAAAAGTCCAAGAATTTTGCGAATTAGCGCTTGTAGTATCCGAATAAGAAAAATCATCAAAGAAGATCCCGGTTCCAGGATCTTCTCCCAAGAATATGGACAGAAGCTTTGCATCCTCATTCGAATGAGAAGGAACGCATTGTATGAATAGTATAAAAAGAGCAATCTCTGCTCTAAGGAAGCGAGAGGCCATCATCTTATATAAGCATTCGACTCTTGGATTTTCTCAAAGAGAGAGGCCTAAAACAAAAAATCCCGGCGAATTTGCCGGGATTTCTCGCTTAGGAATAACCTAAAGAATGTCTTAGCCGTTAGAAGGAACTGGGAAAAGTCCTTCGATGGATAGATATCTTTCTCCGGTATCATAGTTGAAGGTAAGAACAGTAGAACCTTCAGGGATCTCAGGAAGTTTTTTCGCAACAGCAGCAAGAGCGGCTCCGGAAGAAACTCCTAAGAAGATACCTTCTTCTTTAGCAGCGCGAAGAGCATAGCTGAATGCTTCGTCTTTAGAAACTTGAATAACTCCATCTAATAGATCAGTATGCAAGTTTTTAGGAATGAATCCTGCTCCAATTCCTTGGATTGGGTGCGGTCCTGGCTTTCCTCCAGAGATCACTGGAGAAGCTTCTGGCTCAACAGCGTACACCTTAGTCTTAGGGAATTTTTCCTTTAGGACTTTCGCAACACCTGTGATATGTCCTCCAGTACCTACTCCGGTAATCAAAACATCCACTCCGTTCGGGAAGTCTTTCAAGATCTCCGCAGCAGTAGTCTCTACGTGAACTTTGATGTTTGCTTCGTTCTCGAACTGTTGAGGCATCCAAGCCTTAGGATTTTCAGCAACTAGTTGCTTTGCTCTTTCAATTGCGCCTGGCATTCCTTTCTCACGAGGAGTTAGATCGAATTCCGCGCCGTAAGCAGCCATGATCCTACGTCTTTCCACGCTCATAGACTCAGGCATAACCAGGATAAGTCTGTATCCTTTTACTGCTGCGACTAGGGCCAGACCGATACCGGTGTTTCCGGAAGTTGGCTCGATGATAACAGTGTCTTTCGTGAGTTTTCCGCTCTTCTCAGCGTCTTCGATCATAGAAAGAGCGATACGATCCTTGATGGATCCGCCGGGATTACTGCGCTCTAATTTGGCATATACGGTATACTTAGGTCCAAACAGTCGGTTGATCTTCACATGCGGAGTATTACCGATTGTCTCTAAGATATTATTTGCTTTCATTGGGAATTCCTACCTTTCCAGCTGGGCCTTAGCCTATTCGCTACTATATTAAACATATTTTTCAATATATCAAATGTGATCAATGAAAAAAGATATTTAAGGGTGAGATATTTCTAAGGAGGCCTAAACTTCTTTCAAGACAATTCCGGAGAGAAAGGCTTCTGTTTCTGGTCCCCAGGAAATTCCGAGCCCACGATAAACTGCATAAATCGTAGAAATATGCACATTGGAATCTCCAGGAGTGGCTGCGTAACCTCGAACTTCTCGGCCCAAAACTTCCAAAGCCGAGAGAGGAAAGACAGCATGAGAAAAGATCCTACCGTACAATCCTCTATCCCTGCCCGAAGAAAAGATGGAGTTCGTAGAAACAAGCTCAGTGGTACTTAAAAAAGGATCGTTTTCGATCTTGGAGACCAACCATTCCTTTTTGATCTCCTTCTTCAAACGCAAATGAAATCGGATCAAATGCATGTACGGAGAATTAATCGTTATGGAAGAAGATCCCAGTCGGATCTGAAACCCAAGTTCCTTGTACACCTCGTTCAGAAGACGTCCATGGTGAGTTCCGGTCTCTGATTCGGGCAAAACCAAAAGTGGTCCAGTCACGTGAGGATCATTCTTTGCCATATCGGCATCCCTTCGGATCACGAAAAAGTCAGCCTCTTCTAAAAGAGAAGTAAGTTCCTTGGGGGAATGTTCGTAGAAGGGACGCAAGATCCCTGCAAGAGTATGTGTATTGCAAGTGGACACATGGATGAATCTAGGAAGTTCCTTTTCCAAAATAGAAATGCTATCCGGATACAAGAACTGAGGTCCGAAAGAATGTTCACTTCCTTGGGCGATAAAGATCCTGATTTTTTCATAGATCGGATCGTCATATTCCGATTTTCTTTTATCTGCAATACCGGGAGGAGAAGAATCACAAAGCACCGAACATTGGGCCATTGCATCCTCTTTAGAGATCCATTCCGGAAAGAAGTTACGAACTCCGTTTGCTCCATCGTCTACGATCTTTCCTCCTTTCTCTAAGAGAGATAGGATCTGAGGAATTTCGGCTTTTTGCAACCGATACGGTTCTATAAAAACCTGAAAGCCTCCGAATTTATTCTGGAGCAGCAATAAAAGGGACGCCAAAGGCCATCCGATCACTCCAGTTCCTCTTAAATATACTCCCTGTATTGTCTCTCTCACGAATGAATTAGTCCTGAGTTTATTATATTATTCTGAATTATATTTTCTTAAACAGAACTGATCCTGTAGGAAGGATCTTCTAAGTAGTTGTTCTTGTACATCACGTAATTTGCAGCAGTCCTGTCTATCATCTGTCTTTCTTGCTCTGTGATATCTCTAACAATTTTTCCGGGAGAACCCATGACCATTACACCGGGAGGGATAATCTTTCCCGGGGTTACCATCGCTCCGGCGGCTACGAAAGAATATTCTCCTAATTCTACCCCGTCCATGACGATGGCTCCCATTCCCACGAATGCCTTGTCCTTCAGTTTGCATCCATGCAGAATCGCTCTGTGACCAACAGAAACATGATTTCCGATCTCTACAGGATGAGTGTTTTTGGAAACATGGATAACGGTCATATCCTGGATATTCACACCGTCTCCGATCCGAATATAATTTACATCCCCTCTCACCAGGGTTTGGAACCAAATGGAAGAATCCTTTCCGATAGTAACATCTCCTACCACCAAAGAGCCTGGAGCTAAAAAAACACTCTCATCAATCAAAGGTCTTTTTCCCAGATATTCGAGAACGTTTCCCGCAATATGGACTTCCTGCATAGATTCCCCCGATGTTTCCATCCTACTCTTTCAAGGAAGAGGAACAAGTCTAAATTCCAGAAAATGGAAATCGAACAGAAGGTTTCCTCAAGCGAGTTAGTTAAAGAACTTCTATTTTAGCGTGGGAGCTATTCTTAAAATGAGGAAAGGATTCAAATCCTTAGGTCTTTTTTGATAAAATCTATTTTGACCTTTTCTACGGGAAACTTAGCTTAGTAAAAATGTTCCCGCTAAAAAGAGAATTCGGAGAGAAGGACAAAAAGTTCGATAAAAAGAAGTTTGCTCAGATTCTTTCTATTTCTTTAACAATTGGATTCACATTTGCTTTCATTTTAAGGGTCTGGATTTTCTTTCCTTTTGTTCCTGAAACGGAAGAAATGTCCCCAACCTTCCCCAAAGGAAAAAGAATTTATATCAGCAGATGGGTTCGAGATTCTTCTCTGTTTTTGGGAGATGTAGTGCTCGCAGAACATCCCACTCAAAAAGACAAGGTGGTTCTCGTACGGATCGTGGGAAAATCAGGAGACCAAATCTCTCTGAAAGACAAGGTATTGTTTCGTAATGGTGTCTCCGAGAGAGAAGAAAAACTTCCCTTCCAATTGCAATACAAGGATGCAAGAGACCCACTTCCCAGCACTCATTCCAATCGGGACAACCTATCTACAGTTCTTGTAGAAGATCGAAAGTATTTTCTTCTCTGTGACAACCGAGACGATTGCTTAGACTCTAGAGACTTTGGGCAACTTCCCTTTGAAAAGATCTTAGGCAAGGTTCTGTAATCCGCTCAAAACGGCTCTTGCTCTTTAGTTAGGAGCAAGTTCTTCTTTTATCCTCTGTTATCTTAACCATGAAATTCTGCAAAAAACGGATTTTCAGGATGGTTTTCCCGGAAAAACATGTATTTACGGGCTTTCAGCCCCCATCCTCATACAGAACCTAAGGAAAAAAGGGAAGAACATGACGACAAGAATCGCTATCAACGGATTCGGACGAATCGGCCGCCTGGTATTTCGCTCCGGAATTAAAGATCCAAATATTGAGATCGTAGCAATCAATGACCTCGTAACCCCAGATAATTTGGGCTATCTTTTAAAATACGATTCTACTCACGGACGTTTTAACGGAACCGTAGAACATACTGAAAAAGAACTCATCGTAGACGGTAAGAAAGTACTCTGCGTTTCCGAAAGAGACCCTGAAAAGCTCCCATGGAAAGATCTCAAAGTAGACTTC is a window of Leptospira semungkisensis DNA encoding:
- a CDS encoding DUF1574 family protein, whose protein sequence is MNPKIQGQSRRGQKFFIFIIPALALFSYILADKILVLDSVRTTLASYRPYDAAFSSLIQNEDLTELEYIKSKKIFLAAGTSRTMNFSGYPNLGYTLKDPFLTPEGRETLKDWEGISIGMQGASMSLIYVRLLQAIEKGWKPDLVLVEVTRDSFSDRRKFKEFLKQNVIPLEYGFSHWRELGWENVWDITYPRIFLAYKYRFSPKNLVTYIKGDDLGWGALVMEEMERGSMGGTKHSFSKKHREEIENHKFEDHNNPDASLGEIYSNQFVKRRELAEEEQAGQPFRVDQSEYEALVKIIRLLQDKKIPALYWSAKLHTILQGFANDEASQREVQTKIIDTILRSGETYLDANQFPMKCNYYQDANHLSERCYTELASFLLRGK
- a CDS encoding oxygenase MpaB family protein, whose product is MFNRLKVLEQINQLDPEKDFQKIVFLAGSYDFPQDVEISLAISFFRTFAVPSISKILNTTKQFENAGQKRYDDTALILAELIENGLESDRGKQAIRRLNQIHKQYNIRNEDFLYTLTTFVFEPSRWNERFGWRKSTEKERLANFYLWKKIGKMMGIKDIPETYEELEKFNRSYENENFKCTLDTEQVAMATMRIASGRIPKIPGLEYLVYHAVFSLMDKQLRNAVGFPDPNPFVAGLAYSVLKLRAFVLRYFWPPRRTPYYVTKRENPTYPNGYLIEELGPH
- a CDS encoding glycoside hydrolase family 16 protein produces the protein MMASRFLRAEIALFILFIQCVPSHSNEDAKLLSIFLGEDPGTGIFFDDFSYSDTTSANSQNSWTFRNDSGGPGPSGASWSESQMSFGLEGSDTYLRLSATTQGSVSNTIQSEIATGPRKFFRGTYAARIRFFDSATSGVTYDKVNQTFFLITPLVYGGDPMYSECDFEYLGQGGWGESSSTLFLTTWGTYNPNTNFYDDISTPDTESLDGWHILVLQVSDSYTKYYVDGILKIKHTGHVVPDNPMRISFNLWFLSDSGDLDTSQTSLREYEERVDWVYYEKNRIIAPDQIASKIDSLRSQGLNHSDTVRE
- the cysK gene encoding cysteine synthase A is translated as MKANNILETIGNTPHVKINRLFGPKYTVYAKLERSNPGGSIKDRIALSMIEDAEKSGKLTKDTVIIEPTSGNTGIGLALVAAVKGYRLILVMPESMSVERRRIMAAYGAEFDLTPREKGMPGAIERAKQLVAENPKAWMPQQFENEANIKVHVETTAAEILKDFPNGVDVLITGVGTGGHITGVAKVLKEKFPKTKVYAVEPEASPVISGGKPGPHPIQGIGAGFIPKNLHTDLLDGVIQVSKDEAFSYALRAAKEEGIFLGVSSGAALAAVAKKLPEIPEGSTVLTFNYDTGERYLSIEGLFPVPSNG
- a CDS encoding gamma carbonic anhydrase family protein, which encodes MQEVHIAGNVLEYLGKRPLIDESVFLAPGSLVVGDVTIGKDSSIWFQTLVRGDVNYIRIGDGVNIQDMTVIHVSKNTHPVEIGNHVSVGHRAILHGCKLKDKAFVGMGAIVMDGVELGEYSFVAAGAMVTPGKIIPPGVMVMGSPGKIVRDITEQERQMIDRTAANYVMYKNNYLEDPSYRISSV
- the lepB gene encoding signal peptidase I, with the translated sequence MFPLKREFGEKDKKFDKKKFAQILSISLTIGFTFAFILRVWIFFPFVPETEEMSPTFPKGKRIYISRWVRDSSLFLGDVVLAEHPTQKDKVVLVRIVGKSGDQISLKDKVLFRNGVSEREEKLPFQLQYKDARDPLPSTHSNRDNLSTVLVEDRKYFLLCDNRDDCLDSRDFGQLPFEKILGKVL